A genomic stretch from Lysobacter soyae includes:
- a CDS encoding RcnB family protein, translating into MKTLKLAAIALAASAYIAAPAMAKDNDHGHKYKNKNTRVVVIDRDRDHRYYGERQDGRRYSRDRNGRVIVIRDDDRNRRYHGNGHWDNGRRGAPSWARGRDYRSYGYDRVVYVRDNDYDRYRLYQPRQGYRWVRDDMGHYMLVSIVSGVIADILTRGL; encoded by the coding sequence ATGAAAACTTTGAAACTTGCCGCAATTGCCTTGGCCGCATCGGCGTATATCGCAGCGCCGGCGATGGCGAAGGACAATGATCATGGTCACAAGTACAAGAACAAGAACACCCGCGTGGTCGTGATCGACCGCGACCGTGACCACCGCTACTACGGTGAACGCCAGGACGGCCGTCGCTATAGCCGTGACCGGAATGGCCGCGTGATCGTGATCCGCGATGACGACCGCAACCGTCGTTACCACGGCAACGGTCATTGGGACAATGGGCGTCGCGGTGCCCCGTCTTGGGCACGTGGCCGTGACTACCGCAGCTACGGCTATGACCGCGTGGTCTATGTCCGCGACAACGACTACGACCGCTATCGCCTGTACCAACCGCGTCAAGGCTATCGCTGGGTGCGTGACGACATGGGCCACTACATGCTGGTGTCGATCGTTTCCGGCGTGATTGCAGACATCCTGACCCGCGGTCTGTAA